The following proteins are co-located in the Perca fluviatilis chromosome 22, GENO_Pfluv_1.0, whole genome shotgun sequence genome:
- the pdss1 gene encoding decaprenyl-diphosphate synthase subunit 1 isoform X1: MACPWLRQCRRWSANCTSTSLFETLWHCNGRAAFPASCLGQRSWSSGPGNEGPPSALPTQIHAKTNFTTSLTRHKSRLLNPTLQPRCCRKTVHSDAKLKDPFTLAQKDLTNLYDDIRKELFVSKEELKSLCDYYFDGKGKAIRPLIVVLMARALNIHSNRAGDLIPGQRHVAMITEMIHTASLVHDDVIDGSDKRRGKSTINEVWGEKKAILAGDFILSVASMAMARIGNNTVVKVFAQVIEDLVRGEFMQLGSKENENERFKHYLEKTFKKTASLIANSCKAVSVLVNSDPEVHEIAYQYGRNVGIAFQLVDDVLDFTSGTNHLGKPSAADLKLGLATGPVLFACQQFPELHSMIMRRFSLKGDIERAWQFVFQSDGVQQTEYLAKRYGQEAVRQISRLRPSAERDALISLTEMVLTRDK; the protein is encoded by the exons ATGGCGTGCCCGTGGTTGAGGCAGTGCAGAAGGTGGAGCGCAAACTGTACGAGCACGAGTTTGTTTGAAACCTTGTGGCATTGTAACGGCAGAGCTGCGTTCCCTGCGTCCTGTCTGGGGCAGAGATCCTGGAGCTCCGGGCCGGGGAATGAG GGGCCACCATCAGCACTACCAACACAGATACACGCCAAAACTAACTTTACCACATCTCTCACCAG ACACAAGTCACGGTTGCTGAATCCCACACTACAGCCTCGCTGTTGCAGAAAGACTGTACACAGTGATGCGAAGCTGAAGGACCCCTTCACATTAGCCCAGAAAGATTTAACTAATTTATATGATGACATCAGAAAG GAGCTATTTGTATCCAAAGAAGAGCTGAAGTCTCTATGTGACTACTACTTTGATGGAAAGGGCAAGGCCATCCGACCGTTGATAGTTGTCTTGATGGCCCGGGCACTCAACATCCACAGCAACAGAGCCGG AGATTTGATCCCAGGGCAGAGGCACGTAGCTATGATCACCGAAATGATCCACACTGCCAGCCTGGTGCATGACGACGTTATAGACGGATCAGATAAACGAAGAGGAAAGAGCACCATCAATGAAGTGTGGggtgaaaaaaaa GCCATCTTGGCTGGAGATTTCATCCTCTCAGTTGCCTCCATGGCCATGGCTCGTATTGGTAACAACACCGTGGTAAAAGTGTTCGCCCAGGTGATTGAGGATCTGGTACGAG GTGAATTTATGCAGCTGGGCTCGAAAGAGAACGAGAACGAGAGATTCAAACACTACCTTGAGAAAACTTTTAAGAAGACAGCGAGTCTTATTGCAAACAGTTGTAAAGCA GTATCCGTTCTGGTAAATTCTGATCCTGAAGTTCATGAAATAGCCTACCAGTATGGTAGGAATGTTGGCATTGCATTTCAG CTGGTGGATGATGTCTTGGACTTCACCTCAGGAACCAATCACCTGGGGAAGCCCTCGGCTGCAGATCTCAAACTGGGCTTGGCCACTGGACCGGTCCTGTTTGCTTGTCAACAA TTTCCTGAGCTCCATTCAATGATCATGAGGCGTTTCAGCTTAAAAGGAGACATAGAACGAGCCTGGCAGTTCGTCTTTCAG AGCGATGGCGTGCAACAGACCGAATACTTGGCCAAGCGCTACGGTCAGGAGGCCGTGAGGCAGATCAGTAGGCTCAGGCCGTCGGCAGAGAGAGACGCCCTCATCAGTCTTACCGAGATGGTGCTCACCAGAGACAAGTGA
- the LOC120552202 gene encoding protein adenylyltransferase SelO-like isoform X3, with protein MWSPRKVLVFALVAASSFTYVHVLEFCQSTHHDCNSDSHDNKGSKSKLSQHTVKSRWNMSISNLIQDLDQFRVSCKKLIEAFPIDEVDGNFARSVKHCIFSKSNPTPLKDPLRLAATSKDVIEGILDLDVAVTQSDDFLHFASGGRLPLGSVPLAHRYGGHQFGYWAGQLGDGRAHSLGQYTNRKGEVWELQLKGSGKTPYSRSGDGRAVIRSSVREFLCSEAMHFLGVPTSRAASLVVSDEPVIRDQFYNGNVKTERGAVVLRLAKSWFRIGSLEILAQSGEIELLRKLLNFVIDEHFSSINSDDPDKYLVFYSTVVNETAHLIAQWMSVGFAHGVCNTDNFSLLSITIDYGPFGFMESYNPNFVPNTSDDEGRYSIGAQANVGLVNLEKLLAALGPVLSKKQHEEAKIILKGYVDIYQMRIHQLFKAKLGLLGEDEEDGYLIAFLLKMMEDTKSDFTMVFRQLSEVPVQQLHNRNFTQMWAFEDLSSHKLFSDWLSKYLLRLSRFVSSVQTTK; from the exons ATGTGGAGCCCCCGCAAAGTGTTAGTTTTTGCTCTGGTAGCAGCATCCAGCTTCACATATGTACATGTTCTGGAGTTCTGCCAAAGTACTCACCATGACTGCAATAGTGATAGCCATGACAATAAGGGATCAAAGAGCAAGCTTTCCCAACACACTGTCAAATCCAGGTGGAACATGAGCATTTCAAACCTTATACAGGACCTGGACCAGTTCAGAGTGTCCTGCAAGAAGCTAATAG AAGCATTCCCGATCGATGAGGTTGATGGCAACTTTGCTCGCTCTGTAAAGCACTGCATATTCTCCAAATCCAATCCAACCCCACTGAAAGACCCGTTAAGACTAGCAGCAACTTCTAAG GACGTCATTGAAGGGATTTTAGACTTGGATGTGGCTGTAACCCAGTCagatgatttcctgcattttgccaGTGGGGGAAGACTGCCATTAGGATCTGTACCCCTTGCCCACAGATATGGAGGTCATCAG TTTGGCTACTGGGCAGGTCAGCTGGGCGATGGTCGTGCACATTCCCTTGGTCAGTATACCAACAG GAAAGGCGAAGTATGGGAACTGCAGCTTAAAGGCTCTGGGAAGACACCTTATTCAAG GTCAGGAGATGGTCGAGCCGTGATCCGTTCTTCTGTAAGGGAGTTCCTGTGCAGTGAAGCCATGCATTTCCTTGGTGTTCCAACCAGTAGGGCTGCCAG TCTGGTTGTAAGTGACGAGCCGGTGATAAGGGATCAGTTCTACAACGGCAATGTGAAGACAGAAAGAG GAGCTGTCGTTCTCCGGTTAGCCAAGTCATGGTTTCGCATTGGCTCTTTAGAAATTTTGGCTCAAAGTGGAGAGATAGAGCTCCTGAG AAAGCTGTTGAACTTTGTGATTGATGAACATTTTTCTTCAATCAATTCAGATGACCCAGATAAATATTTG GTGTTCTATTCCACAGTTGTAAATGAAACGGCACATCTAATCGCCCAGTGGATGTCGGTTGGGTTTGCACACG GTGTGTGCAACACGGACAACTTCAGCCTCCTGTCTATCACCATCGATTACGGACCATTTGGCTTCATGGAGTCGTATAATCCCA ATTTTGTCCCTAACACATCTGACGATGAGGGCAGATACAGCATCGGAGCTCAAGCCAACGTCGGACTGGTCAATCTTGAGAAGCTGTTGGCGGCTCTCGGCCCTGTGCTTTCTAAAAAACAGCATGAGGA GGCTAAAATTATTTTGAAAGGATATGTTGATATTTACCAGATGAG GATTCATCAGTTATTTAAAGCTAAACTGGGGCTTCTAGGTGAAGACGAGGAGGATGGTTACCTCATTGCCTTCCTGCTTAAG ATGATGGAGGACACAAAGTCAGACTTCACCATGGTCTTCAGGCAGCTCAGTGAAGTTCCAGTCCAGCAGCTTCACAACAGGAACTTCACACAG
- the pdss1 gene encoding decaprenyl-diphosphate synthase subunit 1 isoform X2, whose translation MRHKSRLLNPTLQPRCCRKTVHSDAKLKDPFTLAQKDLTNLYDDIRKELFVSKEELKSLCDYYFDGKGKAIRPLIVVLMARALNIHSNRAGDLIPGQRHVAMITEMIHTASLVHDDVIDGSDKRRGKSTINEVWGEKKAILAGDFILSVASMAMARIGNNTVVKVFAQVIEDLVRGEFMQLGSKENENERFKHYLEKTFKKTASLIANSCKAVSVLVNSDPEVHEIAYQYGRNVGIAFQLVDDVLDFTSGTNHLGKPSAADLKLGLATGPVLFACQQFPELHSMIMRRFSLKGDIERAWQFVFQSDGVQQTEYLAKRYGQEAVRQISRLRPSAERDALISLTEMVLTRDK comes from the exons ATGAG ACACAAGTCACGGTTGCTGAATCCCACACTACAGCCTCGCTGTTGCAGAAAGACTGTACACAGTGATGCGAAGCTGAAGGACCCCTTCACATTAGCCCAGAAAGATTTAACTAATTTATATGATGACATCAGAAAG GAGCTATTTGTATCCAAAGAAGAGCTGAAGTCTCTATGTGACTACTACTTTGATGGAAAGGGCAAGGCCATCCGACCGTTGATAGTTGTCTTGATGGCCCGGGCACTCAACATCCACAGCAACAGAGCCGG AGATTTGATCCCAGGGCAGAGGCACGTAGCTATGATCACCGAAATGATCCACACTGCCAGCCTGGTGCATGACGACGTTATAGACGGATCAGATAAACGAAGAGGAAAGAGCACCATCAATGAAGTGTGGggtgaaaaaaaa GCCATCTTGGCTGGAGATTTCATCCTCTCAGTTGCCTCCATGGCCATGGCTCGTATTGGTAACAACACCGTGGTAAAAGTGTTCGCCCAGGTGATTGAGGATCTGGTACGAG GTGAATTTATGCAGCTGGGCTCGAAAGAGAACGAGAACGAGAGATTCAAACACTACCTTGAGAAAACTTTTAAGAAGACAGCGAGTCTTATTGCAAACAGTTGTAAAGCA GTATCCGTTCTGGTAAATTCTGATCCTGAAGTTCATGAAATAGCCTACCAGTATGGTAGGAATGTTGGCATTGCATTTCAG CTGGTGGATGATGTCTTGGACTTCACCTCAGGAACCAATCACCTGGGGAAGCCCTCGGCTGCAGATCTCAAACTGGGCTTGGCCACTGGACCGGTCCTGTTTGCTTGTCAACAA TTTCCTGAGCTCCATTCAATGATCATGAGGCGTTTCAGCTTAAAAGGAGACATAGAACGAGCCTGGCAGTTCGTCTTTCAG AGCGATGGCGTGCAACAGACCGAATACTTGGCCAAGCGCTACGGTCAGGAGGCCGTGAGGCAGATCAGTAGGCTCAGGCCGTCGGCAGAGAGAGACGCCCTCATCAGTCTTACCGAGATGGTGCTCACCAGAGACAAGTGA